In one window of Frigoriglobus tundricola DNA:
- a CDS encoding DUF2752 domain-containing protein — MQPEQPETPHTENDLPVAEPVRPVRSRRGADRVREAVGTRRVVRAVLVAVAVTLTAVFVAAFRINPYDADGTPRTMSTHTQLGLAPCNFVLLTGKPCPSCGMTTSFALLVRGDVVASARANWVGSVICVLWALGLVWSAASGVWGKPLFVPRGRGELLFTVITGVVLTLMLARWAAVLLQ, encoded by the coding sequence GTGCAACCCGAACAGCCAGAGACACCACACACAGAGAACGACCTGCCGGTTGCCGAACCGGTTCGCCCCGTCCGGTCGCGGCGCGGGGCCGACCGGGTGCGCGAGGCGGTCGGGACGCGGCGCGTGGTCCGGGCGGTGCTGGTCGCGGTGGCGGTCACGCTGACCGCCGTGTTCGTCGCGGCGTTCCGCATCAACCCTTACGACGCGGACGGCACCCCGAGGACGATGTCCACGCACACGCAACTCGGGCTGGCGCCGTGCAACTTCGTGTTGCTCACCGGCAAACCGTGCCCGTCGTGCGGGATGACGACGAGCTTCGCGCTACTGGTCCGCGGGGACGTGGTGGCGTCGGCCCGGGCGAACTGGGTGGGGAGCGTGATCTGTGTCTTATGGGCACTGGGGCTGGTGTGGTCGGCGGCGAGCGGCGTGTGGGGCAAGCCGCTGTTCGTGCCGCGGGGACGGGGGGAGCTGCTGTTCACCGTGATAACTGGCGTGGTACTCACGCTGATGCTCGCGCGGTGGGCGGCCGTTTTGTTGCAATGA
- a CDS encoding MBL fold metallo-hydrolase: protein MTARFTVLASGSGGNVSLLEQDGFGLLIDCGLHPRFLTARLQSIGATWERVSAVVLTHTHTDHWKDGTLADLRSRRIPLYAHPQHFAHLERVAASFPTLRAAGLTREYTDGAVIELTPRLTCRPLRVSHDSVPTFAFRIDGRDGEPHPAWALGYAADLGCGSPELIDLFAGVDVLALEYNHDELMERASPRPKFLVDRVLGDQGHLSNKQAAELTAAIAGRSGEGFPGHLVQLHLSRDCNRPELAAVAGREALVALNPATEVVTARQDVAAKTINLVRRPNSETRAAARVARPAPKRRTVQPSLPGFDGSDW from the coding sequence ATGACGGCCCGGTTCACTGTGCTCGCCAGCGGCAGCGGCGGGAACGTCAGCTTGCTCGAACAGGACGGGTTCGGTCTACTCATCGACTGCGGCCTGCACCCGCGGTTCCTCACTGCCCGTCTCCAGTCCATCGGGGCGACGTGGGAGCGCGTGTCGGCCGTGGTCCTCACGCACACCCACACCGACCACTGGAAGGACGGCACACTCGCCGACCTGCGGAGCCGCCGCATTCCGCTGTACGCGCACCCCCAGCACTTCGCGCACCTGGAGCGCGTCGCGGCGTCCTTTCCCACGCTCCGCGCCGCCGGCCTCACGCGCGAGTACACCGACGGGGCCGTTATCGAACTCACCCCCCGTCTCACGTGCCGGCCGCTCCGGGTGTCGCACGACTCGGTGCCCACGTTCGCGTTCCGCATCGACGGTCGCGACGGCGAGCCGCACCCCGCCTGGGCGCTCGGGTACGCCGCCGACCTCGGCTGCGGCTCCCCCGAACTGATCGATCTGTTCGCCGGGGTGGACGTGCTGGCGCTGGAGTACAACCATGACGAGCTGATGGAGCGGGCCAGTCCGCGGCCCAAGTTCCTGGTCGATCGCGTCCTCGGCGACCAGGGGCACCTGTCGAACAAACAGGCCGCGGAACTGACCGCCGCGATCGCCGGGCGCTCGGGTGAGGGCTTTCCCGGTCACCTCGTTCAACTGCACCTGAGCCGCGACTGCAACCGGCCCGAACTGGCGGCGGTCGCGGGGCGCGAGGCGCTCGTCGCGCTGAACCCGGCCACCGAGGTCGTCACCGCCCGGCAGGACGTCGCGGCGAAGACGATCAACCTGGTGCGGCGGCCGAACTCGGAAACACGGGCCGCCGCCCGCGTCGCCCGGCCGGCGCCGAAACGGCGCACCGTCCAGCCGTCGCTCCCCGGCTTCGATGGCTCCGACTGGTAG
- a CDS encoding alpha/beta hydrolase family esterase codes for MERILSEIDGFPRAWLYFPAPPGAPLVVVLTGTGGTAAWLDRETGWSKLASQEGFALAIPEATPPDRTAPPSFLTNPPRWNDGSPSHSDSPLPDDISFLSAVIAGAAGRGADPHRVFVTGFSNGAGMAFRFAAERADRVSAIAPVAGYCWVHEPKPARPVPTLYTVGTGDLLLPFRGGEVQLPWTNRLVRRPPVTDTLERWATALGCSPVPIVQREGTVRVDRYPGPVLFDAVTVEGLGHHWPGGRAQLNPRMAGPPSDAVNATEMIWAFFKQHL; via the coding sequence GTGGAACGCATTCTGTCAGAAATCGACGGTTTTCCGCGCGCGTGGCTGTATTTCCCGGCGCCGCCGGGTGCCCCGCTCGTCGTCGTTTTGACCGGTACGGGTGGAACGGCCGCGTGGCTGGACCGTGAAACCGGTTGGTCGAAACTCGCGTCTCAGGAAGGCTTTGCGCTCGCCATCCCCGAAGCCACTCCGCCAGACCGGACCGCGCCGCCGTCCTTTCTCACGAACCCGCCGCGGTGGAACGATGGCTCGCCGTCCCATTCCGACAGCCCACTGCCGGACGACATCTCGTTTCTGTCTGCGGTGATCGCGGGCGCGGCCGGTCGCGGGGCCGATCCGCACCGGGTGTTCGTGACCGGCTTTTCGAACGGTGCCGGCATGGCGTTTCGGTTTGCGGCCGAACGAGCGGACCGCGTGTCGGCGATCGCACCGGTCGCGGGCTACTGCTGGGTACACGAGCCGAAGCCGGCCCGACCGGTGCCCACCCTCTATACGGTGGGCACCGGCGATCTTTTGCTCCCATTCCGCGGCGGCGAAGTTCAGCTCCCGTGGACCAACCGACTCGTTCGCCGGCCGCCGGTGACCGATACACTCGAACGATGGGCGACCGCCCTCGGCTGCTCACCGGTTCCTATTGTCCAACGTGAAGGGACAGTTAGGGTGGACCGCTACCCCGGTCCGGTCCTGTTCGACGCCGTGACGGTCGAAGGGTTGGGGCACCACTGGCCCGGTGGGCGGGCACAACTGAACCCGCGAATGGCCGGACCACCGTCAGACGCCGTGAACGCGACGGAAATGATCTGGGCGTTCTTCAAGCAACACCTGTAA
- a CDS encoding RNA polymerase sigma factor RpoD/SigA — MNRMTHNDGSDGTRPTDELRRDDLADLDDADEVDDEADEADDDTALEPDVLRADDDAPPAEDEYTGGADDALGLYLRQMGSIPLLNREKELALAKRLEFHRNRFRSAALLCPRVLARVLEKFEHIAGGHTPIDPNVDVYSSAELRLSRAQILARLGTDLPTLRTLLEHDATVFAAGVRDEFRGSRREWQADRFHRLAKCRKLVMELSPRTELLERWTDELNDLADELKHLSIAHTEAVGPSDRARQERLLREAECRASVTAEELTALVRVLRRRRLGYQAVRKELAEANLRLVVSIAKNYRNRGLPFSDLIQEGNRGLMRAVDKYEWRLEFKFGTYATWWIRQGITRALHDHARTVRVPCHQISLMARIEKKRGEISAATGREPTNEELAELLDIKAEDARSLRVVGRHPVSLNDAVGGDGERALEDFLSDGQIPNPGEHVDANLLKERIGEVLKSLAPREREVIELRFGLKDGTPRTLDEVAKQYGITRERIRQIEARGLLKLRQPTRSCRLEEFADENE; from the coding sequence ATGAACCGGATGACGCACAACGACGGCAGCGACGGCACCCGGCCCACGGACGAACTGCGCCGCGACGACCTCGCGGACCTGGACGACGCGGACGAAGTGGACGACGAAGCGGACGAGGCGGACGACGACACCGCGCTCGAGCCGGACGTGCTGCGCGCCGACGACGACGCGCCCCCGGCCGAGGACGAGTACACGGGCGGTGCGGACGACGCGCTCGGGCTGTACCTCCGGCAAATGGGGTCGATTCCGCTTCTCAACCGCGAGAAGGAACTCGCCCTCGCCAAGCGCCTGGAGTTCCACCGCAACCGGTTCCGGTCCGCGGCGCTCCTGTGCCCGCGCGTGCTGGCCCGCGTGCTGGAGAAGTTCGAACACATCGCCGGCGGCCACACGCCGATCGATCCGAACGTGGACGTCTACTCGTCCGCGGAGCTGCGCCTGAGCCGCGCCCAGATCCTCGCCCGGCTCGGCACCGACCTGCCGACCCTCCGCACGCTCCTCGAACATGACGCCACCGTCTTCGCGGCCGGCGTGCGGGACGAGTTCCGCGGCAGCCGGCGCGAGTGGCAGGCGGACCGGTTCCACCGGCTCGCCAAGTGCCGCAAACTGGTGATGGAGCTGTCCCCGCGGACGGAACTGCTCGAGCGCTGGACGGACGAACTGAACGACTTGGCCGACGAACTGAAGCACCTCTCGATCGCGCACACCGAAGCCGTCGGCCCGTCCGACCGGGCGCGCCAGGAGCGGCTCCTCCGCGAAGCCGAGTGCCGGGCTTCCGTGACGGCCGAGGAGCTGACCGCGCTCGTCCGCGTCCTGCGCCGCCGCCGCCTCGGGTACCAGGCCGTGCGGAAGGAACTCGCCGAGGCCAACCTGCGGCTCGTCGTCAGCATCGCGAAGAACTACCGCAACCGCGGGCTCCCGTTCTCCGACCTGATTCAGGAAGGCAACCGCGGCCTCATGCGGGCCGTGGACAAGTACGAGTGGCGGCTGGAGTTCAAGTTCGGCACCTACGCGACGTGGTGGATCCGGCAGGGCATCACCCGCGCGCTGCACGACCACGCCCGCACGGTGCGCGTTCCGTGCCACCAGATCAGCCTGATGGCCCGCATCGAGAAGAAGCGCGGGGAGATTTCGGCCGCGACCGGCCGCGAGCCGACGAACGAGGAACTGGCCGAGCTGCTGGACATCAAGGCCGAGGACGCACGCAGCCTGCGCGTGGTCGGCCGCCACCCCGTCAGCCTGAACGACGCCGTCGGGGGCGACGGGGAACGGGCGCTCGAAGATTTCCTCAGCGACGGTCAGATCCCCAACCCCGGCGAACACGTCGATGCGAACCTGCTGAAGGAACGCATTGGCGAGGTCCTGAAGAGCCTCGCCCCGCGCGAGCGGGAAGTGATCGAACTCCGGTTCGGGCTGAAGGACGGCACCCCCCGGACGCTCGACGAGGTCGCGAAGCAGTACGGTATTACGCGGGAACGCATCCGTCAGATCGAAGCCCGCGGCCTGTTGAAGCTCCGCCAGCCGACCCGGTCCTGCCGGCTCGAGGAGTTCGCGGACGAGAACGAGTAG
- a CDS encoding caspase family protein, giving the protein MRCAVSLVAALALASTVFAQEPKAAFPRRMLFVHVADYLYLNPLTRAAPGGPDRVREAAGRLAFGFRVPNSKDNDQLFVLADTPAADARLPTKAALVKAMEGFCETTRGQDRVVIYFGVHVVEKDGKAFVVPIDGDPAAAGTLLPVADVYARLKELKAAQKVVIWDVCRQNPDRVRGRREPGPMTLELFRALAVAPAGVEVLLSCSPGEHALEYFVPRGTAGTLPGSAYLDALRQAAIDTRVSTKAEPGDAVPVEVLHKSAVRAVAAVAYRQTPLLVGTAPKLPVEFNPSEAPAKRFELPAFQGPQADAKAILDELALPAILEDDRAPLARLPYSEAALKGYAPDVSVEDALRNLDRYPLRGATLRAVQTVRNVWRLDAKEQKAVATLSSPISDRAKRAVSTAQDSVAITIAELETELARLEGVADKRAKETKRWQAHYDLVVAELRLRLVVLNEYNRALGHVKTETLPDLPKSSTGWRLVPTTKIEGRKDVGGMFAAAGDGFTKIAAEHVGTPWEVLAKRSLAVLPGVRWEPIVAPASEGK; this is encoded by the coding sequence ATGCGCTGCGCGGTCTCCCTTGTCGCGGCTCTCGCACTCGCCTCGACCGTGTTCGCACAGGAGCCGAAGGCGGCGTTCCCGCGGCGGATGCTGTTCGTTCACGTTGCGGACTACCTGTACCTCAACCCGCTCACACGCGCCGCTCCCGGCGGCCCGGACCGCGTGCGCGAGGCCGCCGGTCGGCTCGCGTTCGGGTTCCGCGTGCCGAACTCCAAGGACAACGACCAACTGTTCGTACTGGCCGACACGCCCGCGGCGGACGCCCGCCTGCCGACCAAGGCGGCGCTGGTCAAAGCGATGGAAGGTTTCTGCGAAACCACCCGCGGGCAGGACCGCGTGGTGATCTATTTCGGCGTGCACGTGGTCGAGAAGGACGGCAAGGCGTTCGTCGTGCCGATCGACGGCGACCCGGCTGCGGCGGGCACCTTGCTCCCGGTCGCCGATGTGTACGCTCGGCTGAAGGAGCTGAAAGCGGCGCAGAAGGTGGTGATCTGGGACGTGTGTCGCCAGAACCCGGATCGGGTCCGCGGGCGCCGCGAACCGGGGCCGATGACGCTGGAACTCTTCAGGGCACTGGCCGTTGCCCCGGCGGGCGTGGAAGTCCTTCTGAGCTGTTCGCCCGGAGAACACGCGCTCGAGTATTTCGTTCCGCGCGGCACGGCCGGGACGCTTCCCGGGAGCGCCTACCTCGACGCGCTGCGCCAGGCCGCGATCGACACCCGCGTGTCCACGAAAGCCGAACCCGGCGACGCGGTCCCGGTGGAGGTGTTACACAAATCGGCCGTGCGGGCCGTTGCGGCGGTGGCGTACCGGCAAACGCCGCTCCTGGTCGGAACCGCTCCTAAACTCCCGGTGGAGTTCAATCCGAGCGAGGCGCCGGCCAAGCGGTTCGAACTTCCCGCGTTCCAGGGACCACAGGCCGACGCGAAAGCGATTCTCGACGAACTCGCGCTGCCGGCGATCCTGGAAGACGACCGCGCGCCGCTCGCGCGGCTCCCGTACTCGGAAGCCGCGCTAAAGGGGTACGCGCCCGACGTGTCCGTTGAGGACGCGCTGCGGAACCTGGACCGGTACCCGTTACGGGGCGCGACGCTCCGGGCGGTCCAGACCGTGCGCAACGTCTGGCGCCTCGATGCAAAGGAGCAAAAGGCCGTCGCCACGCTGAGTTCTCCGATCAGCGACCGCGCGAAACGGGCGGTGAGTACGGCTCAGGATTCGGTAGCGATTACGATCGCGGAACTCGAAACCGAACTGGCCCGCCTGGAGGGGGTCGCGGACAAGCGGGCGAAGGAGACGAAACGCTGGCAGGCGCACTACGATTTGGTGGTGGCCGAACTCCGACTCCGGCTGGTGGTGCTGAACGAGTACAACCGCGCCCTCGGGCATGTGAAGACGGAAACGCTCCCGGACCTGCCCAAGAGTTCGACCGGCTGGAGGCTCGTCCCGACGACCAAAATCGAAGGCCGCAAAGACGTTGGGGGCATGTTCGCCGCGGCCGGCGACGGCTTCACGAAGATCGCCGCGGAGCACGTCGGTACGCCGTGGGAGGTTCTCGCGAAGCGGTCTCTGGCCGTGCTGCCCGGTGTCCGCTGGGAGCCAATCGTTGCGCCCGCGAGCGAAGGGAAGTAG
- a CDS encoding nucleotidyltransferase family protein, whose amino-acid sequence MDAIILAAGKGTRLRPHTETTPKPLLAVQGRPILDWIIGALPPVERLVVVVNYLAEQVEDYLAKQTHVRNWTTVRQAVPRGTGDALMSCNTVVMGETVMVLNGDDLIGRADLAKLATVPMGILARPVDQPEDYGIIFRNEDGTLKQIVEKPKGLAPPQLANIGGYVFPRAVFGLTLPLSPRNEYEITDAVSQLAATGPFHVVAADYWLPIGTVGQWEAAQTADVSPAR is encoded by the coding sequence TTGGACGCCATCATACTCGCCGCCGGCAAAGGGACCCGCCTGCGCCCGCACACCGAGACGACGCCGAAACCGCTCCTCGCGGTCCAGGGGCGGCCGATCCTCGACTGGATCATCGGCGCGCTGCCGCCGGTCGAACGGTTGGTGGTCGTCGTCAACTACCTGGCCGAGCAGGTCGAGGATTATCTCGCGAAGCAGACGCACGTTCGGAACTGGACGACCGTGCGCCAGGCCGTGCCGCGCGGGACCGGCGACGCGCTCATGAGTTGCAACACCGTAGTGATGGGCGAGACGGTGATGGTGCTGAACGGCGACGACCTGATCGGTCGGGCCGACCTCGCGAAGCTCGCGACCGTCCCAATGGGCATCCTGGCGCGGCCCGTCGATCAGCCGGAGGACTACGGCATCATCTTTCGCAACGAAGACGGCACGTTGAAGCAGATCGTGGAGAAACCGAAGGGATTGGCGCCGCCGCAGTTGGCGAACATCGGCGGGTACGTGTTCCCCCGAGCGGTGTTCGGCCTCACCCTGCCCCTCTCGCCGCGGAACGAGTACGAGATCACCGACGCGGTGAGCCAACTCGCCGCGACGGGACCGTTCCACGTCGTCGCGGCCGATTACTGGCTCCCGATCGGCACCGTCGGGCAGTGGGAAGCAGCCCAGACTGCGGACGTGAGCCCGGCGCGGTAG
- the ppk1 gene encoding polyphosphate kinase 1, which produces MQAPVNPNNLDDPALYINRDLSWLGFNRRVLEEAQDPTVPLLERLKFLAIFSSNLDEFFMVRVGNIQQKVHANIPIGSGADQMSPRLQLEQIRETTRELVGEQYRVLREELLPALAARGVVLRTADQLSDAERAHIRGVFTREIFPVLTPLSTDPAHPFPHLQNKTLNLAVTLRRPNDADPMYAVVQVPGVLPRFLPLPAAKGEAPPGAAEEKPKPGANGESSGVIAFATRPGPAPLAHAFLPLEDAIRLHLDVLFPGLEIGATTPFRVTRDSEYELDDEVDDLLEEIEAHVRARRRGQPVRLEIETGAPGDVQLFLTDGLKLNAADVCPTPGPLDLTGLFQILAVPGFADLRDPPYSPAPVPAFAQATNPWSVIRGRDVLVFHPFESFAPVVEFIEAAAADDRVLAIKQTLYRTSSDSPIVRALQRAADRGKQVTAVVELKARMDEERNILWARELEKAGVHVVFGFVGLKTHCKVALVVRRDEDNTMRRYVHLGTGNYNPQTARVYTDLGLFTCNPDVAEDVTLLFNHLTASTTLPPMRKLLVAPARLQIQMIEKIDREAANQKAGKPARLLVKLNGVLEPAVVKALYRASQAGVKIDIACRGICSLRPGVPGVSDNIRVISVVDRFLEHSRIFYFENGGAPEVYVGSADWMDRNLSRRVEVVFPIEQQDLKQRVIDILRTTLADTAKARELLPDGTYRRVTPPDGQAPLRSQTRFLEQANEPPAPPPTTPTATKPPRRTRGRR; this is translated from the coding sequence GTGCAAGCGCCTGTCAACCCGAACAACCTCGACGACCCGGCTCTTTACATCAACCGCGACCTGAGCTGGCTGGGTTTCAACCGGCGGGTGCTGGAAGAGGCGCAAGATCCGACCGTTCCGCTCCTCGAGCGGCTGAAGTTCCTCGCCATCTTCAGCTCGAACCTGGACGAGTTCTTCATGGTCCGGGTCGGCAACATTCAGCAGAAGGTGCACGCGAACATCCCGATCGGGTCCGGGGCCGATCAGATGTCCCCGCGGCTCCAGCTCGAACAGATCCGGGAGACGACCCGCGAGCTGGTGGGCGAGCAGTACCGCGTGCTGCGCGAGGAGCTGTTGCCGGCCCTGGCCGCCCGCGGCGTCGTGCTGCGCACGGCCGACCAACTGTCCGACGCCGAACGGGCTCACATCCGCGGGGTGTTCACGCGGGAGATCTTCCCCGTGCTCACGCCGCTCTCGACCGACCCGGCGCACCCGTTCCCGCACCTCCAGAACAAGACGCTCAACCTGGCCGTCACGTTGCGCCGGCCGAACGACGCCGACCCGATGTACGCGGTCGTCCAGGTGCCCGGCGTGCTGCCGCGCTTCCTCCCGCTCCCCGCGGCGAAGGGCGAGGCCCCCCCCGGGGCGGCGGAGGAGAAACCGAAACCGGGCGCGAACGGCGAGAGTTCGGGGGTCATCGCCTTCGCCACGCGCCCCGGACCCGCCCCGCTCGCGCACGCGTTCCTGCCGCTGGAGGACGCGATCCGGTTGCACCTGGACGTCCTGTTCCCCGGTCTGGAGATCGGGGCGACGACCCCGTTCCGCGTCACCCGGGACAGCGAGTACGAGCTGGACGACGAGGTGGACGACCTGCTCGAGGAGATCGAGGCGCACGTGCGGGCGCGGCGCCGCGGGCAGCCGGTGCGCCTGGAGATCGAGACCGGCGCGCCGGGCGACGTGCAGTTGTTCCTCACCGACGGCCTGAAACTGAACGCCGCCGACGTGTGCCCGACGCCCGGCCCGCTCGACCTGACCGGGCTGTTCCAGATCCTCGCCGTGCCCGGCTTCGCGGACCTGCGCGACCCGCCGTACTCACCGGCGCCGGTCCCCGCGTTCGCCCAGGCCACCAACCCGTGGTCGGTGATCCGCGGGCGCGACGTGCTCGTGTTCCACCCGTTCGAATCGTTCGCCCCGGTGGTCGAGTTCATTGAGGCCGCCGCGGCCGACGACCGCGTGCTCGCCATCAAACAGACGCTCTACCGCACGTCGAGCGACTCGCCCATCGTCCGCGCGCTCCAGCGGGCCGCCGACCGCGGCAAACAGGTGACCGCCGTGGTGGAGCTGAAGGCCCGCATGGACGAGGAGCGGAACATCCTCTGGGCGCGCGAACTGGAAAAGGCCGGCGTCCACGTCGTGTTCGGGTTCGTCGGCCTCAAGACGCACTGCAAGGTGGCGCTGGTGGTGCGCCGGGACGAGGACAACACCATGCGCCGCTACGTCCACCTGGGCACCGGCAACTACAACCCGCAGACGGCCCGGGTGTACACCGACCTGGGCCTGTTCACCTGCAACCCGGACGTCGCGGAGGACGTGACGCTCCTCTTCAACCACCTGACCGCGAGCACGACGCTGCCGCCGATGCGGAAGCTGCTCGTCGCGCCGGCCCGGCTCCAGATCCAGATGATCGAGAAGATCGACCGCGAGGCCGCGAACCAGAAGGCCGGCAAGCCGGCCCGCCTCCTGGTGAAGCTCAACGGCGTCCTGGAGCCGGCGGTCGTGAAGGCGCTCTACCGGGCCAGCCAGGCGGGCGTGAAGATCGACATCGCGTGCCGCGGCATCTGCTCGCTGCGCCCCGGGGTGCCGGGCGTGAGCGACAACATCCGCGTGATCTCGGTGGTGGACCGGTTTTTGGAGCACAGCCGCATCTTCTACTTTGAGAACGGCGGCGCCCCGGAGGTGTACGTCGGCAGCGCGGACTGGATGGACCGCAACCTGAGCCGGCGGGTCGAGGTCGTTTTCCCGATCGAGCAGCAGGACCTGAAACAGCGGGTCATCGACATCCTGCGGACGACCCTCGCGGACACCGCAAAGGCCCGCGAGCTGCTCCCGGACGGCACGTACCGCCGCGTCACCCCGCCGGACGGCCAGGCGCCGCTGCGGAGCCAGACGCGGTTCCTCGAACAGGCGAACGAGCCGCCCGCGCCGCCGCCGACCACGCCCACCGCGACCAAGCCGCCCCGCCGCACCCGCGGCCGGCGGTAG
- a CDS encoding tyrosine-protein phosphatase, with product MDAPEPDLPHVRPEPPASPRRVSRRALLKLAGGAAALGFGYEALRVTTLTNVHAVIPGRVYRTAQLKPEQLRALIAEKQIKTVVNLRGVCSNMPWYLGECRASHAANVNQEDITFSAKRFPAPSEIRRLIDVLDHTAYPIVMHCQRGADRTGLAATVVKLLQTDADLPAARRQLWPRYGHFAVGRTAVLDEFFDYYRGWLAARGERHSPARFRQWVETDYCPGPYRARLSLIGASEFPANRGWAVTVRAENTSIEPWHFAPGAAGGIRLRYTVAGSAGFVYRAYCGRFTRTVNPGEHIDLVCGLPPAPAGHYSLSADLLDSQPIELLNSDFVQYGSEPLAASVVLT from the coding sequence ATGGACGCACCCGAACCCGATCTCCCGCACGTCCGCCCGGAACCGCCGGCTTCACCGCGGCGGGTCTCGCGCCGCGCGCTGTTGAAACTGGCCGGCGGGGCCGCCGCGCTGGGGTTCGGCTACGAAGCGCTCCGCGTGACCACGCTCACCAACGTCCACGCCGTGATCCCCGGCCGCGTGTACCGCACGGCCCAGTTGAAGCCCGAGCAGCTCCGCGCGCTGATCGCCGAAAAGCAGATCAAAACGGTGGTCAACCTGCGCGGCGTGTGCAGCAACATGCCCTGGTACCTGGGCGAGTGCCGCGCCTCGCACGCCGCGAACGTGAACCAGGAGGACATCACCTTCTCGGCCAAGCGGTTCCCGGCGCCGAGCGAAATTCGACGGCTGATTGACGTTCTCGACCACACCGCCTACCCGATCGTTATGCACTGCCAGCGCGGGGCCGATCGGACCGGGCTGGCCGCGACGGTGGTGAAGCTGCTCCAGACGGACGCCGATCTGCCCGCCGCCCGCCGCCAGCTCTGGCCCCGGTACGGGCACTTCGCGGTCGGCCGCACCGCCGTCCTCGACGAGTTCTTCGACTACTATCGAGGGTGGCTCGCCGCACGGGGCGAGCGGCACTCGCCCGCCCGCTTCCGCCAGTGGGTCGAGACCGATTACTGCCCCGGCCCGTACCGCGCGCGGTTGTCACTCATCGGCGCGTCGGAGTTCCCCGCGAACCGCGGGTGGGCCGTCACCGTGCGGGCGGAAAACACCTCGATCGAGCCGTGGCACTTCGCGCCGGGCGCCGCGGGCGGCATCCGGCTGCGGTACACGGTCGCCGGATCGGCCGGGTTCGTTTATCGGGCCTACTGCGGGCGGTTCACCCGCACCGTGAACCCGGGCGAACACATCGACCTCGTGTGCGGGCTGCCCCCGGCCCCCGCCGGGCACTATTCGCTCTCGGCCGATTTGCTCGACTCGCAGCCGATCGAACTGCTGAACTCCGATTTCGTGCAATACGGCTCCGAGCCACTGGCGGCGTCGGTGGTCCTCACGTGA
- a CDS encoding glycosyltransferase family 2 protein, whose product MLLSVVVPVKDERENVRPLFERVRDALDGARSGPWELVFVDDGSTDGTFAELEAVATADNRVKVVRLRRNFGQSAATQAGLDAARGDVLVTMDGDLQNDPADIPLMVAKLTEGGYDAVLGQRLKRQDKLILRKVPSLTANWLIRKVLGVPFKDFGCTLRAVRRDVFDGLVLYGEMHRFITALIMQQGARVAQIEVRHHPRTAGQSKYNLTRTVRVVLDLMTVKFQGSFQTRPMHLFGGVGLACMLAGFVSVVTSGVMKYTTGPGMTANPLFLLGAVAGLIGVQFVSLGLMGEVLTRVYYESQGKRPYVVRERRNLDKPLLPGRGSIAA is encoded by the coding sequence ATGCTGTTGTCCGTGGTGGTACCGGTGAAGGACGAGCGGGAGAACGTGCGCCCGCTGTTCGAGCGGGTTCGCGACGCACTCGACGGGGCGCGGTCCGGCCCCTGGGAACTCGTGTTCGTGGACGACGGCAGCACCGACGGCACGTTCGCCGAACTCGAAGCCGTTGCGACGGCTGATAACCGTGTGAAAGTGGTCCGCCTGCGCCGGAACTTCGGCCAGAGCGCCGCCACGCAAGCCGGGCTCGACGCGGCCCGCGGCGACGTCCTCGTCACGATGGACGGCGACCTCCAGAACGACCCGGCCGACATCCCGCTCATGGTCGCGAAGCTGACCGAGGGGGGCTACGACGCGGTCCTCGGCCAGCGCCTCAAGCGGCAGGACAAACTCATCCTGCGGAAGGTGCCGAGCCTGACGGCGAACTGGCTCATCCGCAAGGTGCTGGGCGTGCCGTTCAAGGACTTCGGCTGCACCCTGCGGGCCGTGCGCCGCGACGTGTTCGACGGGTTGGTGCTCTATGGCGAGATGCACCGGTTCATCACCGCGCTCATCATGCAGCAGGGCGCCCGGGTCGCGCAGATCGAGGTGCGGCACCACCCGCGGACGGCCGGCCAGTCGAAGTACAACCTGACCCGCACCGTCCGGGTGGTCCTCGACCTGATGACGGTGAAGTTCCAGGGCAGCTTCCAGACCCGGCCGATGCACCTGTTCGGCGGGGTCGGGCTGGCGTGCATGCTGGCGGGGTTCGTGAGCGTGGTGACGTCGGGGGTCATGAAGTACACGACCGGCCCCGGCATGACCGCGAACCCGCTGTTCCTGCTCGGGGCCGTGGCCGGGCTCATCGGGGTGCAGTTCGTCTCGCTCGGCCTGATGGGCGAGGTCCTCACCCGCGTGTATTACGAGAGCCAGGGCAAGCGGCCGTATGTCGTCCGCGAGCGGCGGAACCTGGACAAGCCGTTGCTCCCCGGGCGCGGGTCGATCGCCGCGTGA